TCAAATTAACGACTTGCAACAGCATTTCAAACAGTTACAAACGAAGTCTGATGTCCTCTACGCCAGCAACTTAGCGCAAGCGAGCATCCTTGCCACGTTAAAAACCCAGCTGACTCAGCTGCAAAACGAGAATCATATTTTGCGAACGTTGGTGATTGCTTTGGGGCTGGCGCTGATTGCGAGCGGATTCTTCTTTGCAGATTGGCTACGCCAGCATGCGGCTGCCCCCAAAGTCCATAAGGCGCGTCCTTCGGCGCAACAATTAGCAGGCACTGCCGATACGGCGATGGGGCCGGCGACGCGTCCGCTCTCTGGCCAGGCTTTTTCTTCCACCTTACCGCCCGCCCCGTCCGCGTCTGAGTCGCCGGGGATGAATCCCGCCACCCAACCACCCTTACAAGCCAAAGCAAACAGCCGCTTAAAATCGGTGCCCATGCATGCCAATGATGATGCAGTCGCGCCACATGGTGCGCCTTACAAGGTGAGTTCGCAACAAAGCACGCAAGCAGTCATGCAAGATGCTTCTAGATTGTTCACCAACGGGCGCGTCAATCAGGCGATTGAGCACATTCAACAGCACCTGGCCAAGCACCCAAAATCTTCACCATGGATGTGGTTATATCTACTTGATCTGTTATCCAAAGAGGGCAAACAACATGCGTTCGATTTGGTGGCCGCAGAGTGCCGCAAACACTTTAATCTGAATGTAGACCACACGCCAGACAGCAAACTGCCGGGGATAGAATCGCTGCCGCGCGTGATGAAAGCCTTGCAGCAAGCTTGGGGCACGCCACAAGTGATTGCACTGATTGATGACTTGGTTTACAACACCCGACTGGTGCCGCGCATGGGTTTTGAACGAAGCGTATTTGAAGATTTGATGCTGTTGAAAGAAATCGCGTGCCAGACACAAAACCTACCTGCAGTGCCGCCGACACCCGCATCAGCCAGCCAAGAAACCCCCATCAGCGGTAATTTACGTGAGCTTCAGCAACTGTCAGAAGATATTTATGTGCTGGCGCCGATTGAGCACACGCCGTTTCAGTATTGGACAGACTTCTCGTTTGAGCTAGACGAAGCCTCAACTTTACGCAAATCTGCCTAAACAATAACTTACCGCTATTCCGATGGTGATTGCGGCGCCAATCCAAACGTTTTCGAGAAACGCTTTAAAACAGTCAGCCGGCTGCCGGTGACGGATCAGCGCATATTGCCGACAGAGCTGAATGACCGCCAACGTCCAGCCTAGCCAAAACGGCCAACCTAGCATCAGCGCGTGCGCCACGCCCGCCAAAATCAACATCATCGCCGCAAAACACAGCATGATCGCAAACACATCAAACCGACCGAAGGTGATGGCAGATGAGCGAATACCGATCTGAAGGTCATCCGCACGATCCACCATAGCGTAGGCAGTATCGTAGGCCACGGACCAACAGACATTGGCCGCCAAAAGCCACCATGCCAACGCAGGCACTTGCCCTTGCAAAGCAACAAAAGTCATTGGAATACCAAAACCAAAAGCGATGCCTAAATAGGCTTGTGGAATCGCAAAAAACCGTTTGGTGTAGGGGTAACTGACGGCGAGAAACAGCGCAGGGAAAGACCAGACGACCACCTGCCAGCCCAGCGTGCAAACTAAAACAAACGCTAATACTGACAAGCCTAGCGCCACTCCATAAGCCTCGCGGACCGAAATCTCCCCTGTCGCCAACGGGCGCAATTTTGTTCTGGCCACCGCGCCGTCCCAATGGCGGTCGGCAATATCATTGAGTGCACAGCCTGCCGAGCGCATTAAAATGGTCCCCAGGACAAATACACAAACCACCCAAGGCTGCGGAAAACCTTTCCCAGCGATCAACAAGCCCCACAAGGTTGGCCATAGCAATAGCCAAATACCGACTGGCTTATCGAGTCGCGTCAGCCGGTAATAGGCATGCCATTTGGCGAGTGACGGCATAAAACAGATTCCTCATGAG
This Methylophilus medardicus DNA region includes the following protein-coding sequences:
- a CDS encoding type IV pilus assembly protein FimV, which codes for MLLGLYKIKHTVLFAASEVRWLFAFVLFALIGQLQAATFGELAIASPPGQPLLAQVSLNQVLPDTDVSCFSLSQSPAADPDAAHVHLEYTTLSSQQGALLLWTDLAITKPITVTLIDRCQHSRHVFTIQPDNTTTVVNTLAAVKPVVEVASPPLETTEPPAAPAIPVEAYTALQTQINDLQQHFKQLQTKSDVLYASNLAQASILATLKTQLTQLQNENHILRTLVIALGLALIASGFFFADWLRQHAAAPKVHKARPSAQQLAGTADTAMGPATRPLSGQAFSSTLPPAPSASESPGMNPATQPPLQAKANSRLKSVPMHANDDAVAPHGAPYKVSSQQSTQAVMQDASRLFTNGRVNQAIEHIQQHLAKHPKSSPWMWLYLLDLLSKEGKQHAFDLVAAECRKHFNLNVDHTPDSKLPGIESLPRVMKALQQAWGTPQVIALIDDLVYNTRLVPRMGFERSVFEDLMLLKEIACQTQNLPAVPPTPASASQETPISGNLRELQQLSEDIYVLAPIEHTPFQYWTDFSFELDEASTLRKSA
- the ubiA gene encoding 4-hydroxybenzoate octaprenyltransferase: MPSLAKWHAYYRLTRLDKPVGIWLLLWPTLWGLLIAGKGFPQPWVVCVFVLGTILMRSAGCALNDIADRHWDGAVARTKLRPLATGEISVREAYGVALGLSVLAFVLVCTLGWQVVVWSFPALFLAVSYPYTKRFFAIPQAYLGIAFGFGIPMTFVALQGQVPALAWWLLAANVCWSVAYDTAYAMVDRADDLQIGIRSSAITFGRFDVFAIMLCFAAMMLILAGVAHALMLGWPFWLGWTLAVIQLCRQYALIRHRQPADCFKAFLENVWIGAAITIGIAVSYCLGRFA